In Necator americanus strain Aroian chromosome IV, whole genome shotgun sequence, the following proteins share a genomic window:
- a CDS encoding hypothetical protein (NECATOR_CHRIV.G16542.T1), with translation MDDIDGLRSGRKPELFKVTKKRLSPETLVLTSQRGAGRIAGRQDLKSELGLFCREPVKEDLRKIRAKVFFKAAEAGKSIIYA, from the coding sequence ATGGACGACATCGACGGATTACGATCGGGTCGAAAGCCAGAACTTTTCAAAGTTACCAAGAAACGCCTCTCTCCAGAAACTCTCGTGCTAACaagccagcgtggagcagggCGAATTGCTGGCAGACAAGATCTAAAGTCCGAGCTTGGCTTATTTTGCAGAGAGCCGGTAAAAGAAGACCTTAGAAAGATCAGAGCCAAGGTGTTTTTTAAAGCTGCGGAGGCAGGAAAGAGCATTATTTATGCCTAA
- a CDS encoding hypothetical protein (NECATOR_CHRIV.G16543.T1), protein MRDRPVVSIENYIIYCGDADENKVGGCAIAVRNDYKNLVEEFGSTSSRCAFLRMRGRRGRKLWIVGAHAPTENAEDNSKDAFYDELNALMSKIPSQQVVIVGIDANAKMGLEQ, encoded by the coding sequence atgagagatcggcccgtcgtcagcatcgaaaattacatcatatactgcggcgatgctgatgagaacaaagtaggtggctgcgcgatagctgtgaggaacgattacaagaacctggtggaggaatttggctcaacgtcgtctagatgcgcctttctacgaatGCGGggtcgcagaggacgtaaactctggatcgtaggtgctcacgcacctacggaaaacgctgaggacaacagcaAGGatgccttctatgatgaactcaatgctttgatgtctaaaataccaagccagcaggtggtcattgtcggaatcgacgcaaatgcgaagatgggactcgaacagtaa
- a CDS encoding hypothetical protein (NECATOR_CHRIV.G16541.T2): protein MLAEFDEKQREIDLRLNLDETTLLRNEWLSETSFRTFDGTNTSESPSFIYLGRESSVIIDLTSELARTKLSLCAPKEECRPDVQISFRSDSKKNMTLFDSLARKKPLGKSSMRSGEVKALPMFARAMEWEKRVNGYQLRMFALCFLFAPYITAESETFMKFCLSPSYQGKGVLESNGRCTVQYPKRMNDRLKAEEFCLRASPYTFVEAVPGESVRCVFVREHVCEDHEEDLYEKCFIVKQAMEGPFKPDACPKEYTLHVVSGKIELQWLSVIFRKYPRVWVGNKGSSTRVLKPKEQRGSKKGNKNSEKSDRPIFVQLAKGSFGGLRRGEAYFAKASDKLPYYLCSKSADAFQETFAEAGEILEILGFESGSFTGKNGENLYVVNFGNLHAVEAKRYEANFKELHSTCRILQNGFVAAQHDFKDKNNFQKALDLSYNMLPRATVGRESSYTMDPNKDCKKEEFIQETRKKWSYFDEQAQPLQVKKEHWCDKFPDNMCADTPRITAVMHKEGYIDMPAMARRPILCASAGSADRGKPPPRREEVCNRAAHFNKNRNRCECNDPKSDGRVMKPELYGHYPPMMVIPSPQSTPSTHYQFSYAVLTGVVAPVFGYYHQSSIFGSISRCKVYVVGLDGLNLSYFSTQR from the exons atgctggccgaatttgatgaaaagcAGAGAGAGATCGATCTTCGGCTGAACCTGGACGAGACGACGTTATTGAGGAACGAATGGCTTTCTGAAACATCATTCCGAACATTCGACGGAACGAATACATCCGAATCTCCCAGCTTTATATATCTAGGTCGTGAAAGTTCTGTGATCatcgacctgacctccgagctggctAGGACAAAACTATCGCTTT GCGCACCGAAGGAAGAGTGCCGACCAGATGTTCAGATCTCTTTCAGAAgtgattcaaagaaaaatatgacgcTCTTCGATTCCCTCGCAAGAAAGAAGCCACTGGGCAAATCTTCCATGCGATCGGGAGAAGTCAAAGCATTACCTATGTTTGCACGG GCTATGGAGTGGGAAAAAAGGGTCAATGGTTACCAATTGAGGATGTTTGCGTTGTGCTTTCTGTTTGCTCCTTATATTACTGCAGAATCAG AAACATTCATGAAATTCTGTCTCTCTCCATCTTATCAAGGAAAGGGTGTGTTGGAG AGCAATGGCCGTTGCACAGTGCAGTATCCCAAAAGGATGAACGATAGGCTGAAAGCGGAAGAATTTTGTTTGAGAGCTTCGCCATACACTTTCGTCGAGGCTGTTCCCGGAGAATCAGTACGATGTGTCTTTG TAAGAGAACACGTTTGTGAAGACCACGAGGAGGATCTTTATGAAAAATGCTTCATCGTGAAACAAGCGATGGAGGGACCATTCAAACCTGATGCTTGCCCGAAGGAATACACTTTACATGTTGTCAGTGGCAAGATAGAGTTACAGTGGCTTTCTG TTATATTCAGAAAATATCCCAGGGTATGGGTTGGAAATAAAGGAAGTTCTACCCGCGTGCTGAAACCAAAAGAACAAAGAGGATCAAAAAAAG GTAATAAAAACTCAGAAAAGAGTGATAGGCCAATATTCGTTCAATTGGCGAAAGGATCATTCGGCGGACTACGGCGAGGAGAAGCCTATTTCGCCAAAGCCAGTGACAAACTGCCATATTATCTGTGCTCTAAATCCGCAGATGCGTTTCAAGAAA CTTTTGCGGAAGCAGGCgaaattcttgaaatcctTGGTTTTGAGTCGGGAAGCTTCACTGgcaaaaatggtgaaaatctTTACGTCGTAAATTTCGGTAACTTGCATGCCGTGGAAGCGAAACGATATGAAGCGAACTTCAAAGAACTTCACAGCACTTGCAGG ATACTTCAAAATGGGTTCGTTGCCGCTCAACATGATTTCAAAGATAAGAACAACTTCCAGAAAGCTTTGGATCTG AGTTATAATATGCTACCGCGAGCAACAGTGGGACGTGAATCCTCGTATACAATGGATCCAAATAAAGATTGCAAGAAGGAAGAGTTTATTCAAGAaaccaggaagaaatggagttACTTTGATGAGCAGGCACAACCCTTG CAAGTCAAAAAGGAGCATTGGTGCGACAAATTTCCGGACAATATGTGTGCGGACACACCACGAATCACCGCTGTTATGCACAAAGAAGGTTACATTGATATGCCAGCGATGGCACGTCGTCCAATATTATGCGCGTCAG ctgGTAGCGCGGATCGCGGAAAACCTCCTCCACGGCGAGAAGAAGTCTGTAATCGTGCTGCCCATTTTAACAAGAACAGAAATCGTTGCGAATGCAACGACCCTAAATCTGATGGCAGAGTGATGAAACCAGAGCTTTATGGACATTATCCTCCC ATGATGGTTATCCCCTCCCCGCAAAGCACACCATCGACTCATTACCAGTTCAGTTATGCAGTGCTTACAGGGGTGGTGGCCCCAGTGTTTGGATACTATCATCAATCATCAATATTTGGAAGTATCAGTCGTTGCAAAGTCTATGTCGTCGGCCTTGATGGTTTAAATCTCTCTTACTTCAGTACTCAACGTTGA
- a CDS encoding hypothetical protein (NECATOR_CHRIV.G16543.T2) gives MGSTQFEKAWEDRNPRKGYALLKQYSDEMKRCSPVFNTANGVAAGEATLPIWREHFKALLNRLAPSAPELEHVHRPTYAVDKEPPTESEVLVCIQKMKNGKSGGDDGISAEMLKYLPPSGIREMTKIICSLWIDERIRDS, from the coding sequence atgggCAGCACgcagtttgagaaggcgtgggaggacaggaacccgcggaaaggctatgctctactaaaacagtatagcgacgaaatgaaaagatgttctccagtcttcaacactgccaatggagtagctgccggtgaagcaacccttccaatttggagagaACACTTTAAggccttgctgaaccggctagcaccgtcagctcctgaacttgagcacgttcatagaccgacatatgcggttgacaaggagccaccgaccgagtcggaggttctagtctgtattcaaaaaatgaagaatggaaaatctggtggagacgatgggattagcgcagaaatgctaaaatatcttcctccgtctgggattcgtgagatgacaaagatcatctgtTCATTATGGATAGATGAAAGGATACGTGACTCGtag
- a CDS encoding hypothetical protein (NECATOR_CHRIV.G16544.T1) — MNLRTTAAVRTPAGCATPFEMVTGVRQWAVAGPFLFNFAIDDIMRRTVDQCPADIVLAPSGCLLADLENADDVVIFAESSTKLQDVVNLVSKLAAAYGLRLRPDKCKQVWISSRPRTGIRVDGQPIELVDEFFYLGCTLKNNCSYERDVQQRCAKATSTFNSLTKCLWSTPVTNEVKLPIRNSPHHDVRIGDLGSIINGYEEA, encoded by the coding sequence atgaatctacgaacaactgctgcagttcgaacaccagccggatgtgcaacaccgtttgagatggtaactggagtaagacaatgggcagtggcaggacctttcctgttcaattttgcaatcgacgacattatgcgaagaacagtcgaccagtgtcctgctgacattgtcttagcaccatcagggtgcctcTTGGCTGACCTCGAGAACGCCGACGATGTCGTTATAtttgcggaaagcagtacgaaacttcaagatgttgtcaaccttgtatcgaagctggctgcagcctatggactacgtctacgccctgataaatgcaagcaggtgtggatctcttcgagacctcgaacgggaatcagggtggacggacaaccgatagaactcgttgaTGAGTTCTtttacctaggctgtacgctgaagaacaattgcagctacgagagagatgttcagcaaagatgcgctaaggccacttctacatttaactccttaacgaaatgcctgtggtcgacccccgtcaccaacgaagtcaagctacctatccgcaattcgccccatcatgatgtacggatcggagacttgggcagcatcatcaacggttatgaagaggcttga
- a CDS encoding hypothetical protein (NECATOR_CHRIV.G16541.T1) yields MTLFDSLARKKPLGKSSMRSGEVKALPMFARAMEWEKRVNGYQLRMFALCFLFAPYITAESETFMKFCLSPSYQGKGVLESNGRCTVQYPKRMNDRLKAEEFCLRASPYTFVEAVPGESVRCVFVREHVCEDHEEDLYEKCFIVKQAMEGPFKPDACPKEYTLHVVSGKIELQWLSVIFRKYPRVWVGNKGSSTRVLKPKEQRGSKKGNKNSEKSDRPIFVQLAKGSFGGLRRGEAYFAKASDKLPYYLCSKSADAFQETFAEAGEILEILGFESGSFTGKNGENLYVVNFGNLHAVEAKRYEANFKELHSTCRILQNGFVAAQHDFKDKNNFQKALDLSYNMLPRATVGRESSYTMDPNKDCKKEEFIQETRKKWSYFDEQAQPLQVKKEHWCDKFPDNMCADTPRITAVMHKEGYIDMPAMARRPILCASAGSADRGKPPPRREEVCNRAAHFNKNRNRCECNDPKSDGRVMKPELYGHYPPGWWPQCLDTIINHQYLEVSVVAKSMSSALMV; encoded by the exons atgacgcTCTTCGATTCCCTCGCAAGAAAGAAGCCACTGGGCAAATCTTCCATGCGATCGGGAGAAGTCAAAGCATTACCTATGTTTGCACGG GCTATGGAGTGGGAAAAAAGGGTCAATGGTTACCAATTGAGGATGTTTGCGTTGTGCTTTCTGTTTGCTCCTTATATTACTGCAGAATCAG AAACATTCATGAAATTCTGTCTCTCTCCATCTTATCAAGGAAAGGGTGTGTTGGAG AGCAATGGCCGTTGCACAGTGCAGTATCCCAAAAGGATGAACGATAGGCTGAAAGCGGAAGAATTTTGTTTGAGAGCTTCGCCATACACTTTCGTCGAGGCTGTTCCCGGAGAATCAGTACGATGTGTCTTTG TAAGAGAACACGTTTGTGAAGACCACGAGGAGGATCTTTATGAAAAATGCTTCATCGTGAAACAAGCGATGGAGGGACCATTCAAACCTGATGCTTGCCCGAAGGAATACACTTTACATGTTGTCAGTGGCAAGATAGAGTTACAGTGGCTTTCTG TTATATTCAGAAAATATCCCAGGGTATGGGTTGGAAATAAAGGAAGTTCTACCCGCGTGCTGAAACCAAAAGAACAAAGAGGATCAAAAAAAG GTAATAAAAACTCAGAAAAGAGTGATAGGCCAATATTCGTTCAATTGGCGAAAGGATCATTCGGCGGACTACGGCGAGGAGAAGCCTATTTCGCCAAAGCCAGTGACAAACTGCCATATTATCTGTGCTCTAAATCCGCAGATGCGTTTCAAGAAA CTTTTGCGGAAGCAGGCgaaattcttgaaatcctTGGTTTTGAGTCGGGAAGCTTCACTGgcaaaaatggtgaaaatctTTACGTCGTAAATTTCGGTAACTTGCATGCCGTGGAAGCGAAACGATATGAAGCGAACTTCAAAGAACTTCACAGCACTTGCAGG ATACTTCAAAATGGGTTCGTTGCCGCTCAACATGATTTCAAAGATAAGAACAACTTCCAGAAAGCTTTGGATCTG AGTTATAATATGCTACCGCGAGCAACAGTGGGACGTGAATCCTCGTATACAATGGATCCAAATAAAGATTGCAAGAAGGAAGAGTTTATTCAAGAaaccaggaagaaatggagttACTTTGATGAGCAGGCACAACCCTTG CAAGTCAAAAAGGAGCATTGGTGCGACAAATTTCCGGACAATATGTGTGCGGACACACCACGAATCACCGCTGTTATGCACAAAGAAGGTTACATTGATATGCCAGCGATGGCACGTCGTCCAATATTATGCGCGTCAG ctgGTAGCGCGGATCGCGGAAAACCTCCTCCACGGCGAGAAGAAGTCTGTAATCGTGCTGCCCATTTTAACAAGAACAGAAATCGTTGCGAATGCAACGACCCTAAATCTGATGGCAGAGTGATGAAACCAGAGCTTTATGGACATTATCCTCCC GGGTGGTGGCCCCAGTGTTTGGATACTATCATCAATCATCAATATTTGGAAGTATCAGTCGTTGCAAAGTCTATGTCGTCGGCCTTGATGGTTTAA
- a CDS encoding hypothetical protein (NECATOR_CHRIV.G16543.T3) — translation MRDRPVVSIENYIIYCGDADENKVGGCAIAVRNDYKNLVEEFGSTSSRCAFLRMRGRRGRKLWIVGAHAPTENAEDNSKDAFYDELNALMSKIPSQQVVIVGIDANAKMGLEQAVWDVAFDSDHRPVLLSFKIRLHKRNLGVPLQPKIDMAGLKDDECRTKSRQWRCKGNAPGSIAAEDVCLSICGNKIHVQFCMGSTQFEKAWEDRNPRKGYALLKQYSDEMKRCSPVFNTANGVAAGEATLPIWREHFKALLNRLAPSAPELEHVHRPTYAVDKEPPTESEVLVCIQKMKNGKSGGDDGISAEMLKYLPPSGIREMTKIICSLWIDERIPGFEAAFDSLHRGRLLNALRADGVPGKFVRLLDDMNLRTTAAVRTPAGCATPFEMVTGVRQWAVAGPFLFNFAIDDIMRRTVDQCPADIVLAPSGCLLADLENADDVVIFAESSTKLQDVVNLVSKLAAAYGLRLRPDKCKQVWISSRPRTGIRVDGQPIELVDEFFYLGCTLKNNCSYERDVQQRCAKATSTFNSLTKCLWSTPVTNEVKLPIRNSPHHDVRIGDLGSIINGYEEA, via the exons atgagagatcggcccgtcgtcagcatcgaaaattacatcatatactgcggcgatgctgatgagaacaaagtaggtggctgcgcgatagctgtgaggaacgattacaagaacctggtggaggaatttggctcaacgtcgtctagatgcgcctttctacgaatGCGGggtcgcagaggacgtaaactctggatcgtaggtgctcacgcacctacggaaaacgctgaggacaacagcaAGGatgccttctatgatgaactcaatgctttgatgtctaaaataccaagccagcaggtggtcattgtcggaatcgacgcaaatgcgaagatgggactcgaaca agctgtttgggacgtcgcttttgactctgaccaccgtccagttcttctcagcttcaagatacggttgcACAAGAGAAACctaggagttcctcttcaaccgaaaatcgacatggcaggtctgaaagacgatgaatgcagaacaaaatccCGCCAAT ggcgctgcaagggaaacgctcccggttctattgccgcggaagacgTTTGCCTtagcatctgcggaaacaaaatccacgtacaattctgtatgggCAGCACgcagtttgagaaggcgtgggaggacaggaacccgcggaaaggctatgctctactaaaacagtatagcgacgaaatgaaaagatgttctccagtcttcaacactgccaatggagtagctgccggtgaagcaacccttccaatttggagagaACACTTTAAggccttgctgaaccggctagcaccgtcagctcctgaacttgagcacgttcatagaccgacatatgcggttgacaaggagccaccgaccgagtcggaggttctagtctgtattcaaaaaatgaagaatggaaaatctggtggagacgatgggattagcgcagaaatgctaaaatatcttcctccgtctgggattcgtgagatgacaaagatcatctgtTCATTATGGATAGATGAAAGGATAC CTGGCTTTGAAGCTGCGTTCGACTCTcttcaccgaggccgtcttctcaacgcgctccgcgccgatggagtaccaggaaagttcgttcgcttgcttgatgacatgaatctacgaacaactgctgcagttcgaacaccagccggatgtgcaacaccgtttgagatggtaactggagtaagacaatgggcagtggcaggacctttcctgttcaattttgcaatcgacgacattatgcgaagaacagtcgaccagtgtcctgctgacattgtcttagcaccatcagggtgcctcTTGGCTGACCTCGAGAACGCCGACGATGTCGTTATAtttgcggaaagcagtacgaaacttcaagatgttgtcaaccttgtatcgaagctggctgcagcctatggactacgtctacgccctgataaatgcaagcaggtgtggatctcttcgagacctcgaacgggaatcagggtggacggacaaccgatagaactcgttgaTGAGTTCTtttacctaggctgtacgctgaagaacaattgcagctacgagagagatgttcagcaaagatgcgctaaggccacttctacatttaactccttaacgaaatgcctgtggtcgacccccgtcaccaacgaagtcaagctacctatccgcaattcgccccatcatgatgtacggatcggagacttgggcagcatcatcaacggttatgaagaggcttga